A single window of Sebastes umbrosus isolate fSebUmb1 chromosome 16, fSebUmb1.pri, whole genome shotgun sequence DNA harbors:
- the prima1 gene encoding proline-rich membrane anchor 1 isoform X2 — protein sequence MLSKIHLLLQLYMGELQRSCSRTVAEKVSEQCQLACGCRRYPPLPPPPPPPPPPRLLGTTVAEPMVPLLRPWWMEMDIVVLGTVGCASVVFLLSAIIICYKAIKRKPLRKEENGTSRGEYAMSIRNKKAMGTNNTVV from the exons GGAGAACTCCAGAGGTCATGCTCACGGACTGTGGCGGAGAAAGTTAGTGAACAGTGCCAGCTGGCATGCGGGTGTAGAAGataccctcctcttcctcctccaccgccTCCACCGCCTCCCCCGCGGCTACTGGGCACCACAG TGGCAGAGCCCATGGTGCCCTTGTTGAGGCCCTGGTGGATGGAGATGGACATTGTAGTGCTCGGAACGGTGGGCTGTGCCTCAgtcgtcttcctcctctcagccATCATCATCTGCTACAAGGCCATCAAGAG GAAACCACTACGAAAAGAAGAGAACGGGACGAGTCGCGGGGAATATGCCATGAGCATCCGTAACAAGAAGGCCATGGGTACGAACAACACTGTGGTATAG